One genomic segment of Bdellovibrionales bacterium includes these proteins:
- a CDS encoding succinate dehydrogenase cytochrome b subunit, translating to MIKKSCFISSNIGKKYLVAITGICLSLFVLAHMLGNLLILVSPRAYNLYGHALVTSPLLYPAEIGLVLCFFFHIGLAIKLTLSNRMTRSSRYAVPAAGSKATGLISRTMWAQGLLILAFMILHLITFKYGNVYEVEYGGVVARDLHRLVVEVFRQPGYVAWYIVCLLALGLHLAHGVSSSLQTLGIHHPRYQCLMKKMGIVYGVVVMSGFLSQPLYVFFIYRG from the coding sequence ATGATTAAGAAGTCTTGTTTTATCAGTTCGAATATTGGGAAGAAATATCTCGTTGCAATAACTGGGATTTGTCTGAGTTTGTTTGTATTGGCTCACATGCTGGGCAACCTACTCATTTTGGTCAGTCCTAGGGCTTACAATCTCTATGGGCATGCACTGGTGACAAGTCCACTGTTGTATCCGGCAGAAATTGGGCTTGTGTTGTGCTTCTTTTTTCACATCGGTTTGGCGATAAAGTTAACTTTATCAAACAGAATGACTCGTTCGAGTCGTTACGCAGTGCCCGCTGCGGGCTCAAAGGCCACAGGCCTTATTTCTAGAACCATGTGGGCTCAAGGACTATTGATACTGGCGTTCATGATTCTGCATTTGATTACGTTCAAATATGGAAATGTCTATGAAGTGGAATATGGTGGTGTGGTTGCACGTGATCTGCATCGCTTGGTCGTAGAAGTTTTTCGCCAGCCGGGGTACGTGGCTTGGTACATTGTGTGTCTATTGGCTCTTGGCCTTCATTTGGCTCACGGTGTTTCGTCCTCCCTACAAACTCTTGGAATACATCATCCAAGATACCAATGTTTAATGAAGAAAATGGGGATTGTTTATGGGGTTGTGGTTATGTCTGGCTTTCTTTCTCAACCTCTTTACGTATTTTTTATCTATAGGGGTTAA
- a CDS encoding ATP synthase F0 subunit C produces the protein MKKAIFLAALFGAFSAFAQEAAVEAAVAAAPNAAAAAAAAKAANAAISAINTGWYALGASLAIGLAAFGGAFAQGRIGASAMDGIARNPQAQSNMFVSMIIGLVLIESLVIYSLVIAFMLVGKI, from the coding sequence ATGAAAAAGGCGATCTTTTTAGCAGCTCTATTTGGTGCATTTTCAGCGTTTGCTCAAGAGGCGGCAGTAGAGGCAGCAGTAGCAGCGGCTCCAAATGCGGCAGCGGCGGCGGCAGCGGCAAAGGCGGCAAATGCTGCAATTTCAGCGATTAACACAGGATGGTATGCGCTTGGTGCGAGCTTGGCGATTGGACTGGCGGCCTTCGGTGGGGCCTTCGCACAAGGTAGGATTGGCGCGTCTGCAATGGATGGTATTGCCCGCAATCCCCAGGCTCAGTCAAATATGTTTGTTTCAATGATCATTGGCTTGGTTCTCATTGAGTCTCTTGTCATCTATTCATTGGTTATTGCATTTATGTTGGTTGGAAAAATTTAG
- a CDS encoding lysophospholipid acyltransferase family protein → MFRTVLLSRLAWIFYRLLSATWRVHVTEDPLFVSRKGAGLPTVLAHWHGDELAVLHLVGRLHLATMTSTSSDGQIIDYVIRRLGGVTSKGSSTRGGVAALKGLMRWGKSGRPLSMAVDGPKGPLHQVKSGVFEISRLLDAPIFPVGVFCTNFFVFKKSWNKAILPFPFSRIAIVFDKPLAPVSKQADPRSSELAERLSLSLDNAKQQALKFIAVP, encoded by the coding sequence GTGTTTAGAACAGTTCTTCTTTCTCGCCTTGCCTGGATCTTTTATCGCCTTCTGTCAGCAACATGGAGGGTTCATGTTACAGAAGATCCTCTCTTTGTAAGTAGGAAGGGGGCTGGATTGCCGACTGTGCTTGCCCATTGGCACGGAGATGAGTTGGCGGTGTTGCATCTGGTTGGCCGGCTCCATTTGGCTACCATGACTTCAACCAGTTCCGATGGTCAAATCATTGACTATGTTATTCGTCGTCTTGGAGGTGTCACCTCCAAGGGATCTTCCACCCGAGGCGGCGTTGCGGCCTTAAAAGGACTCATGCGGTGGGGAAAATCAGGAAGGCCTCTTTCGATGGCCGTTGATGGCCCCAAAGGCCCATTGCACCAAGTCAAAAGCGGTGTTTTTGAGATTTCAAGACTTCTTGATGCACCCATTTTTCCAGTTGGTGTTTTCTGCACAAATTTTTTTGTTTTCAAAAAATCCTGGAATAAAGCGATTTTACCCTTTCCATTTTCGCGAATCGCCATCGTCTTTGATAAACCTCTTGCCCCAGTGAGCAAACAAGCAGACCCTCGGTCCTCTGAACTGGCAGAGCGGCTCTCACTGTCTCTTGATAATGCAAAACAGCAAGCTCTTAAATTCATTGCGGTCCCATAG
- a CDS encoding peptidyl-prolyl cis-trans isomerase, whose translation MKAASFFATLICLSGCFNKKSEITDKPIVRVNEQSLSTKEFAEQLALRLRDFDAIRVKEERVLQQAKDQVINDFIIETLTRDWATKNKIYVTTEELESEVKSIRGQYPDDLAFRRSLSNQGTTFDYWQEKIKFSLLQKKVLSEIKKGMSPPTEAEIKSFYDTHKEEFQSQERVRLRQIVLDSESNAKRIYDEVRRGRSIKDLATSFSIAPEAEKGGDIGWIAKGTLDIFDAAFAMRVGQRSEVVKSPYGYHIFEVVDKRRATLETLKATEDRIKRRLVEKAEQQVYSAWLEEKLRSSRVFKDQELIRSLTVETKDE comes from the coding sequence ATGAAAGCAGCAAGTTTTTTTGCAACTTTGATCTGCCTTAGTGGATGTTTCAATAAAAAATCTGAAATCACCGACAAACCGATAGTTCGAGTCAATGAACAATCTCTTTCTACCAAGGAATTCGCAGAGCAACTCGCTCTGCGACTAAGGGATTTCGATGCGATTAGAGTCAAGGAAGAACGAGTCTTGCAACAAGCTAAAGATCAAGTCATCAATGATTTCATTATCGAAACATTAACTCGAGATTGGGCAACCAAAAACAAGATCTATGTCACTACCGAAGAACTTGAGTCTGAGGTAAAATCTATCCGCGGTCAGTATCCAGATGATCTCGCCTTTCGAAGATCTCTCAGCAATCAAGGTACCACCTTCGACTATTGGCAGGAGAAAATTAAGTTCAGCCTCCTCCAAAAGAAGGTGTTGAGCGAAATCAAGAAGGGTATGTCTCCTCCCACAGAGGCCGAAATAAAGAGTTTTTATGACACTCACAAGGAAGAATTCCAGAGCCAGGAGCGAGTTCGCTTGCGTCAAATTGTGCTTGACTCTGAGAGCAACGCCAAACGCATCTATGACGAAGTTCGTCGCGGTCGTTCCATCAAGGACCTCGCGACAAGCTTTTCAATTGCCCCAGAAGCCGAAAAAGGAGGAGATATCGGGTGGATTGCAAAGGGAACCCTCGATATTTTTGATGCGGCGTTCGCAATGCGCGTGGGACAAAGAAGTGAGGTCGTAAAAAGCCCTTATGGCTACCATATTTTTGAGGTTGTTGATAAAAGACGAGCGACACTAGAAACCTTAAAGGCAACTGAAGACAGAATCAAACGGCGCCTTGTTGAAAAGGCTGAGCAGCAAGTTTACTCGGCCTGGCTAGAAGAGAAATTGAGATCCTCGCGCGTCTTTAAGGATCAAGAATTGATAAGATCTCTGACAGTTGAAACGAAGGATGAGTAA
- a CDS encoding electron transfer flavoprotein subunit beta/FixA family protein produces the protein MKIFVCIKQVPDTESKIRLKSDSSGIDETGIKWVLNPYDEFGLEEALKLKEAQPGSSVTVLSLGPKKRVIDAIRTALAMGADDGILIDSPDFVDGYLTAKALAKVIKAEGPFDLIFTGKLAIDSNNSFVSQAIAEALSIPHATVVSKLAYEGTSATVERETEGGTREIIQLKGPCLIGANKGLNTPRYANLPGIIKAKKKPVKEISLGELELEVETQKVSFGSFLLPAEKAATKILQGDMSAQVAELVQLLKNESKVL, from the coding sequence ATGAAAATCTTTGTCTGCATAAAGCAGGTTCCGGATACCGAGTCAAAAATTCGACTTAAGAGTGACTCCTCAGGAATCGATGAAACAGGAATAAAGTGGGTCTTAAATCCATACGACGAGTTTGGCTTGGAAGAGGCACTCAAGTTAAAGGAGGCTCAGCCGGGATCTTCCGTGACTGTCCTGAGTCTAGGCCCCAAAAAACGTGTCATAGATGCTATTCGCACGGCTCTGGCAATGGGTGCCGATGATGGGATACTCATTGATTCTCCCGATTTTGTAGATGGATATTTAACGGCCAAGGCCTTGGCCAAGGTCATTAAAGCCGAAGGACCATTCGATTTAATTTTTACTGGAAAACTTGCTATTGATAGCAATAATTCCTTTGTCAGTCAGGCCATTGCTGAAGCCCTTTCGATACCTCATGCGACGGTCGTTTCAAAATTAGCATACGAGGGAACTAGCGCCACCGTGGAGCGCGAAACTGAAGGAGGCACGCGTGAAATCATTCAGCTCAAGGGACCTTGTCTGATCGGGGCAAACAAAGGTCTCAATACTCCTCGCTACGCCAATCTTCCGGGAATTATTAAAGCCAAGAAGAAACCCGTCAAGGAAATCAGTTTGGGTGAACTTGAGCTTGAAGTAGAGACCCAAAAGGTTTCATTTGGTTCTTTTCTTTTGCCTGCCGAGAAGGCTGCGACCAAAATCCTGCAGGGAGACATGAGCGCGCAGGTTGCCGAACTTGTCCAACTGTTAAAAAATGAATCGAAAGTACTGTGA
- a CDS encoding response regulator → MILFEKCILAESKIASSMRQKVLLVDDSPDLLFLEQSILEMGGFCVLTAQSGTEALSTLLSQMNTPDIILIDFYLGDMTGQDFLDILQIRMPELAKTVPVIFLTGSDQIPTCKAAGIIRKPSGIYNLVESIQGYLKAAQSN, encoded by the coding sequence TTGATTTTATTTGAGAAGTGCATTTTAGCTGAGTCCAAGATTGCTTCTTCGATGAGGCAGAAAGTACTTCTGGTTGATGATAGCCCAGATTTGTTGTTCCTCGAGCAATCCATTCTTGAAATGGGAGGTTTTTGTGTGTTAACGGCCCAAAGTGGTACAGAGGCGCTATCAACTCTTCTCTCTCAAATGAATACGCCTGACATCATTCTGATTGATTTTTATCTGGGGGATATGACGGGCCAAGATTTTTTGGATATCCTACAGATCCGAATGCCCGAATTGGCAAAGACTGTTCCAGTTATTTTTCTGACTGGAAGCGATCAGATTCCAACTTGTAAGGCTGCCGGAATTATTCGCAAGCCTTCCGGAATATACAATCTTGTCGAATCCATCCAAGGCTACCTTAAGGCAGCTCAATCTAACTGA
- a CDS encoding phosphomannomutase/phosphoglucomutase, which produces MNSVIFREYDIRGVVGKDYDSQFARALGRAYVSYLIKECGVKRAKICIGQDARLSSPELVRELSRGMAESGAEVLLLGSVTSPITYFSTFNVPGVTGAIMVTGSHNPPEYNGFKISIGKSTIFGDKIKKLEEFIKKADFVTGDGSESQYDIIPEYIERYKKEFGQLKNIPFVVDCGNGAAGTVLRRLYEAVGLHPEILFEMPDGTFPNHHPDPTVEENLVDLVQAVKKSNAVLGIGFDGDADRIGVVGHNGRMYYGDELMVLISRSILSKKPGLKIIGDVKCSDRLFTDISKHGGHPIMWKTGHSLIKEKIKVEGAPFGGELSGHIFFADRNYGFDDALYAGLRIIEILGETGKNIDDLLADFPPAFNTPEIRIDTTEEKKHLIVEKLKQSFAVPRKDVSVNLIDGIRVSYPFGWALARASNTQPVLVLRFEANSKEYLETIQKEFESIVNPLL; this is translated from the coding sequence ATGAATTCTGTCATTTTTAGAGAGTATGATATTCGTGGAGTCGTTGGAAAAGACTACGATAGCCAATTTGCGCGCGCCCTCGGCCGAGCCTACGTCAGTTATCTGATCAAAGAATGTGGCGTTAAACGAGCCAAGATCTGTATTGGACAAGATGCTCGACTGAGCAGTCCAGAATTGGTCCGCGAACTTTCCAGAGGAATGGCAGAAAGCGGTGCAGAAGTTTTATTATTGGGATCGGTGACGAGTCCAATCACTTATTTTTCAACTTTTAACGTGCCTGGCGTAACTGGTGCGATCATGGTTACTGGCAGTCATAACCCTCCCGAGTACAATGGTTTCAAAATTTCAATTGGAAAATCCACAATATTTGGAGACAAAATTAAAAAGCTTGAGGAATTCATTAAGAAGGCTGATTTTGTTACGGGTGATGGATCTGAGAGCCAATATGATATTATTCCCGAATATATCGAGAGATATAAAAAGGAGTTTGGTCAGTTAAAAAACATTCCTTTCGTTGTCGACTGCGGAAATGGGGCCGCTGGAACTGTTTTACGCCGATTGTACGAAGCCGTTGGATTGCATCCTGAAATACTTTTTGAAATGCCAGACGGAACTTTTCCTAATCACCATCCTGATCCAACTGTCGAAGAGAATCTTGTGGATCTCGTTCAGGCCGTTAAGAAAAGCAATGCCGTTCTGGGAATTGGGTTTGATGGTGATGCCGATCGCATTGGAGTTGTCGGACACAATGGACGCATGTATTACGGCGATGAATTGATGGTTCTAATTAGTAGGTCTATTTTGTCAAAAAAACCGGGTTTGAAAATCATTGGTGATGTGAAATGTTCAGACCGGCTCTTTACCGATATTTCTAAACATGGTGGCCACCCTATTATGTGGAAAACTGGCCATTCACTCATTAAGGAAAAAATCAAAGTGGAAGGAGCCCCGTTTGGTGGAGAATTGAGCGGCCACATTTTTTTTGCGGATCGAAATTATGGGTTTGACGACGCTCTCTACGCTGGACTACGCATTATAGAAATACTTGGTGAAACGGGAAAAAATATTGATGACCTCTTGGCAGATTTTCCACCGGCCTTTAATACACCCGAGATTCGCATTGATACGACAGAGGAAAAGAAGCATTTGATCGTAGAAAAATTAAAACAAAGTTTTGCCGTTCCGAGAAAAGATGTCTCTGTCAACCTCATCGACGGAATTCGTGTCAGCTATCCGTTTGGCTGGGCATTGGCCAGGGCATCAAACACCCAACCCGTTCTTGTCCTTCGATTTGAAGCAAACTCAAAGGAGTATTTGGAGACGATTCAGAAGGAATTTGAGAGTATTGTTAACCCCTTGTTGTAA
- a CDS encoding peptidylprolyl isomerase: MLRQQFVLSLVLFCLGFKASADVVAKVGKKTITTQDFNAKYDEIKKQTINPPPPELFLEDLIRYEIGVQEAEAKGLRSDPVVLERINQELYKVLIEKAIGDKIKAIKVTEEEMKAQYKKNPDFRISHILIEFKPTATEKEKEEARKHGEEILREVKASKRPFEELVKLYSDDTISKENGGDIGFQSKVTLLPPIYDTVVKMTPGEIKGLVETRYGFHILKLNERGRFQNANKQHLRAATFDEKRKAIFDEYFANIKKKYKIESNPKLVKNLK; the protein is encoded by the coding sequence ATGCTTCGACAGCAGTTTGTTTTGTCCCTTGTTTTATTTTGTTTGGGATTCAAGGCAAGCGCTGATGTTGTCGCCAAAGTCGGAAAAAAAACCATCACCACTCAAGACTTCAACGCCAAATATGATGAGATTAAAAAGCAGACTATTAATCCGCCTCCGCCAGAGCTGTTTCTAGAGGACCTCATTCGCTACGAAATCGGCGTGCAGGAGGCCGAAGCGAAGGGCCTTCGCAGCGATCCAGTCGTATTAGAGAGAATTAACCAGGAACTTTACAAAGTTCTCATTGAAAAGGCCATTGGCGATAAGATCAAGGCCATCAAAGTCACAGAAGAGGAAATGAAAGCCCAGTACAAGAAAAATCCTGATTTCAGAATTAGCCATATTCTCATTGAATTTAAGCCCACTGCCACAGAGAAGGAAAAGGAAGAGGCCCGAAAGCATGGGGAAGAAATTCTCCGCGAAGTGAAAGCAAGCAAGCGCCCATTTGAAGAGCTCGTTAAACTCTATTCTGACGACACGATAAGCAAGGAAAATGGTGGTGATATTGGCTTTCAATCTAAGGTGACTCTCCTACCTCCAATTTATGATACAGTTGTGAAAATGACCCCGGGAGAAATCAAAGGTCTGGTAGAAACACGTTACGGCTTTCACATACTAAAACTCAACGAACGTGGGCGTTTTCAAAATGCTAACAAGCAACACCTTCGAGCCGCCACATTCGATGAGAAGAGAAAGGCAATTTTTGACGAGTACTTTGCAAATATCAAAAAGAAATATAAAATCGAATCAAATCCGAAACTAGTTAAAAACTTGAAATGA
- a CDS encoding peptidylprolyl isomerase — protein sequence MGRWIATLAFIFGANLYFANARVIERILAVVNDEIIIQTDLDSYRTKLNTGGLIDDAVLRISDKAALLSDRKALINHLIDERLLDSEVKSQGLEVPIEKVEQEIRSISRRNGISRENLKAALTEKGVNFSDYQEFIQTTLERQSLIEKEVSSKIKISDDDITSYYVNHMGDKNANVYSYSLSHILFLTKKGDKVARDNAQMIIDKLKSGTVSFDKLAGQFSEDPNFSQGGFLGTFKAGEMLPEIEAAVRGLAVNDITGIIKTKAGYHIVQVTKKSVVANPNFEAKKDEIRGILFAQAFKSGLRQWLDAKRKDAFIRVNPS from the coding sequence ATGGGAAGATGGATTGCAACCTTAGCTTTTATTTTCGGGGCAAATTTGTATTTTGCGAACGCCCGGGTAATTGAAAGGATTTTGGCTGTCGTAAATGATGAAATAATTATCCAAACGGATCTTGATTCCTATAGGACTAAATTAAATACCGGCGGGCTCATTGACGACGCGGTTCTGAGAATTAGCGACAAAGCGGCGCTACTTTCAGATCGCAAGGCTCTGATCAACCACCTCATAGACGAACGACTTCTGGATTCGGAAGTTAAGAGTCAGGGTCTTGAAGTTCCAATAGAGAAGGTGGAACAGGAGATTCGCTCGATTTCACGTCGCAATGGAATATCACGAGAAAATTTGAAGGCAGCTCTCACAGAGAAGGGAGTCAATTTTTCTGACTATCAGGAATTTATTCAAACAACACTGGAGCGTCAGTCGCTCATTGAGAAGGAGGTCAGCTCAAAAATTAAGATTTCTGATGATGACATCACTTCTTATTATGTGAATCACATGGGCGATAAAAATGCCAATGTATACAGTTACAGCTTGTCACATATTCTGTTTCTTACAAAAAAGGGAGATAAGGTCGCCAGAGACAATGCCCAGATGATCATTGATAAACTGAAATCTGGCACTGTTTCATTTGATAAACTTGCTGGTCAATTCAGCGAAGATCCAAATTTTTCACAGGGAGGATTTCTAGGCACCTTCAAGGCGGGGGAGATGTTGCCTGAAATTGAGGCCGCGGTAAGGGGGCTTGCAGTCAACGATATAACCGGAATCATTAAAACGAAGGCTGGATACCACATAGTTCAAGTGACGAAAAAATCCGTGGTCGCCAACCCAAATTTCGAGGCAAAAAAGGACGAGATTCGAGGAATTTTATTTGCACAGGCATTTAAGAGTGGCCTTAGGCAATGGCTAGATGCAAAACGCAAGGATGCCTTTATTCGGGTTAACCCTTCGTGA
- a CDS encoding electron transfer flavoprotein subunit alpha/FixB family protein, whose protein sequence is MVSVFVFCEFQHGQLKKGALELLGAAKQSGRPVVSVVLGPEAPSVALQTFHYGAQKALVCDSKDLVLYNSEIYADLLSLIISEHRPELVLASSSLLARDLFPRVAARTDSAYTSDCTELNLKEGGLHVRRALYSGKCSASVNFKNCATKLVLMKQNQLPILAPDITRTGEVVTVKVPSSDLKTLVKEVVMGTSKKLDLTEANIIVSGGRGLREPGNFSLLEALADTLGASVGASRAVVDAGWVPHGMQVGQTGKTVNPSLYIAVGISGAIQHMAGIMGSKVIVAINKDPEAPIFQKATFGIVGDLFEVVPQLTAEFKRTLS, encoded by the coding sequence ATCGTGTCAGTATTCGTCTTTTGTGAGTTCCAACATGGGCAACTAAAAAAGGGAGCTCTTGAGTTGCTCGGTGCCGCAAAGCAATCGGGTCGTCCCGTTGTCTCTGTGGTACTCGGTCCGGAAGCCCCGTCGGTGGCATTGCAGACCTTTCACTATGGGGCTCAGAAGGCACTCGTTTGCGATAGCAAGGATCTGGTGCTCTATAATTCGGAAATTTATGCAGACCTGCTCAGTCTAATTATATCGGAACACAGGCCGGAATTAGTTCTCGCTTCTTCCTCTTTGTTAGCCCGAGATCTTTTCCCTCGAGTTGCTGCTCGTACCGATTCTGCTTATACGTCTGACTGCACCGAATTGAATTTGAAAGAGGGGGGCCTTCATGTTCGAAGAGCTCTCTATTCTGGAAAATGTTCGGCCTCTGTTAATTTCAAAAACTGTGCGACAAAACTTGTATTGATGAAGCAAAATCAGCTTCCTATTCTTGCGCCTGATATCACGAGGACAGGAGAGGTCGTAACTGTAAAAGTACCCTCGTCTGACTTGAAGACTCTCGTGAAAGAGGTTGTAATGGGAACATCAAAAAAACTCGACCTTACAGAGGCCAATATCATCGTCTCTGGAGGAAGAGGTCTGAGGGAGCCCGGAAACTTCTCTTTATTGGAGGCTCTCGCAGATACCTTAGGCGCCTCCGTTGGTGCCTCTCGTGCAGTGGTAGATGCCGGCTGGGTTCCTCACGGAATGCAAGTTGGTCAAACTGGAAAGACGGTAAATCCTTCCCTCTATATCGCTGTGGGTATATCGGGGGCCATCCAACACATGGCGGGTATCATGGGTAGCAAAGTTATAGTTGCGATCAACAAAGATCCCGAAGCTCCCATTTTTCAAAAGGCAACTTTTGGAATTGTGGGCGATCTTTTTGAGGTCGTGCCCCAACTGACTGCAGAATTCAAACGAACGCTGAGTTAA
- a CDS encoding 4-hydroxythreonine-4-phosphate dehydrogenase PdxA, with amino-acid sequence MKIVITTGDSDGIGTEITAKALTKLKPQKGIHFIFWRSPRCPSKHLRLIDSQFSRIRVATWPEALRVAPGSHKDIVDICSNLRPPAWVELSAKGSLFGHVDAIATAPLSKLEIVNAGYDLVGHTEILRKVADAKHLFMAFVGKRFNVLLVTGHIPLKDVPAQLNHELLGQAISAANRLRKLLGGSKKERPLGLVGLNPHAGEGGIIGNEEDFVFQSAIKDARRHKIPIEGPLVPDAAFFEENWRKYSVFVCPYHDQGLIPFKMVHGQKSGVHITMGLPFVRTSVDHGTAKNIFGKNKANPNSMREAIQWAIMLAKQAADRPSLII; translated from the coding sequence ATTAAGATCGTTATAACGACTGGTGACAGTGACGGTATTGGAACTGAAATCACTGCCAAGGCCCTAACAAAACTGAAACCTCAAAAGGGTATTCACTTTATTTTTTGGCGATCTCCTCGTTGTCCATCCAAACATCTAAGACTCATTGATTCTCAATTTTCACGAATTCGAGTGGCTACATGGCCGGAGGCTCTTCGAGTGGCACCGGGAAGTCACAAAGACATTGTTGATATCTGTTCCAATCTCCGCCCTCCTGCCTGGGTCGAGCTCTCTGCCAAAGGAAGTTTATTTGGTCATGTTGACGCTATAGCCACTGCACCACTCTCAAAACTAGAGATTGTGAATGCTGGATATGATCTCGTTGGACACACCGAAATTTTAAGGAAGGTCGCAGATGCCAAACACCTTTTTATGGCGTTTGTTGGAAAACGATTTAATGTTCTTCTTGTTACTGGCCATATTCCCCTCAAGGATGTTCCTGCCCAACTGAACCATGAACTACTTGGTCAGGCTATATCTGCCGCCAATCGCCTTCGCAAACTTCTCGGTGGTTCTAAAAAGGAAAGGCCCTTGGGACTTGTGGGCCTCAATCCTCATGCCGGTGAAGGTGGGATTATTGGAAACGAGGAAGATTTCGTCTTTCAGTCGGCCATTAAGGACGCTCGCCGTCATAAGATTCCTATTGAAGGACCTCTCGTTCCAGACGCTGCCTTTTTTGAGGAAAACTGGCGCAAATACAGTGTTTTCGTATGTCCCTATCACGATCAAGGACTGATCCCTTTTAAAATGGTGCACGGGCAAAAATCCGGCGTACATATCACCATGGGACTTCCGTTTGTTAGAACAAGCGTGGACCATGGAACAGCAAAAAATATATTTGGAAAAAATAAGGCAAACCCCAACTCTATGAGAGAGGCCATCCAGTGGGCCATCATGTTAGCTAAACAGGCGGCTGATAGACCATCTCTCATTATCTAA